The DNA region AAAAATAATATTTTCCCAGTGCCTGTTTATTAGGGTGTGATAATATAGACATCAAATTAATGCCCCTAGAAGAAAATTCATTTAATATATTAGCCAGTGAGCCTGGTTTGTCTTCAGTTTGGGTAATAATTAAAGAAGTTTTATAGTTTTTTCCTTCAGATTGAGAATAATTTTGAGTTTTTTCAGAAACAACTATGAATCTTGTCTCATTTTCCTTAGAATCAGTTACATTTTCAATTTCATAGGGCAATTTAAAGCCACTTCTTAGCATGTGCTGAGGTACTATAGCTGCCTCATGAATATTGCCATACTTTGCATTAACAAAAGATTCTCCATTACTTTCAGTGGTTATAATTTTTACATTGCTATCAAACTGTTCTAAAAAATCACAGCATTGACCTTGGGTTTTAAATTGAACATATATCTTTTCTACATCAGAAATATTTTTTGAATTTGCTACAAAAGAAAATTGAATTGGAATAATAATTTCATCTATTATTTTTAACTCTGTTTTTGCTAAGAGTTCAAGCGCTGGCTGAACATAACCATCCAGCGCATTTTCAATGGGTATCACCCCTAAATTACATTCTTCTCCAATGGCCTTAAAAGCTTTTGTTATACTTGAATAAAAAATTATATTTCCATTAAAATCTTTTTCATTATTGTATTTTTTAGCTGCAATTTCACAAAAAGTTCCTGCTGGTCCAAGAGTGGCTATTTTTCTCATAAGTTATCTCCTAACTCAATAATTTTTCTATGCATCATACACTTGTTATTTTATCATAAAAAGCATGTCACTGATTATTTTTTAATATTTTATTTTTAATAATATACTTACAGTTTATAAGATGTTCACAAATAAGAGATTTGTCAAAAAATAATCAATTATTAAGAAAAGAAAGAATAAATAATTATTAAAATTATTAAGTTTATCCCTAAATTTATTATTAATTTATCAATATTTTATTAAATAATTATGGATAGTATAAATTTAATGCGTTTATATTTACACCCTCTAATGGGTGCTGTATAATCAAAGACAATACAAAGCAATGAACAGAAATAGTAGGGATATGTGAAATTTTCAGAGAACCGATGATGCTGTGATTTCGGTAATTTCAAAATCTTGAACTCGTCTGCAAGCTGTCTCCTGAAATTAGTAGGGTAGAACGTGTTCCTTCGTTATAAGGATAAATGGTAATTGCCGTTGATAAAGTGGGTTTTATAATGGAACTAATTAGAGTGGTACCGCGGGTTAGCCTCGTCTCTTTTATTGAGACGGGCTTTATTTATTTTACATGGAATTTTAGTTTAGTCATAGAATAAGAAATAACAAATCAAATTTGCTAGCACATTGATTAATTATTTCTTTACACTAAGTATATTTAAATAAATAAATAGTCAGTATGCTAGTATATTCGACTTACTATTTATTTTCATATGCCTAATTTAAACAAAGGGGTTGATTTTGTGTCTTATTCAAAATATAAAAAATATCCTTCAGTTGATTTGAAAAATCGTCAATGGCCAGATAATCAAATTGAAAAAGCACCTAGATGGTGTAGTGTAGATTTACGTGACGGAAATCAGGCACTGCCAGTACCTATGAATGTTGAAGAAAAACTTAGAATGTATAAGTTACTTATAGATTTAGGCTTTAAAGAAATAGAAGTTGGCTTTCCAGCTGCCTCTAACACAGAATATACCTTCCTCCGTAAATTAATAGAGGATAATCTCATACCAGAGGATGTAACTGTTCAAGTACTTACCCAATCAAGAGAACATCTGATTAAGAAGACTTTTGAAGCTTTAAAGGGCGCAAAAAATGCCATAGTGCATCTCTATAATTCTACTTCTGTACTACAGAGAAAAGTAGTTTTTAATAAGAGTAAAGCGGAAATAATTGATATAGCGGTAAATGGTGCCAAACTTTTAAATGAATATAAAGAAAAATACCCTGAAACCAATTTTTCCTTTGAATATTCCCCTGAAAGCTTCACCGGAACTGAGCTAGACTATGCACTTGAAATATGTGAAGCAGTAGTAGATGTTTGGAAGCCAACAGCAGAAAATAAGGTAATTATAAATTTACCCTCTACAGTAGAAATGGCTACTCCTAATGTATATGCAGATCAGATAGAATGGATTTGTAAACACATTAAAAACAGAGAAAATATTATAATCAGTCTTCATACTCACAATGACAGAGGTACCTGTACAGCCTCCAGTGAGTTAGGTCTTCTTGCTGGAGCAGATAGAATTGAAGGAACATTATTTGGAAATGGGGAGAGAACCGGTAATCTGGATATAGTTACTATGGCCATGAATATGTATTCTCAGGGCATAGATCCCAAATTGGATTTCTCAAATATATATAATACTGTGAAGATATATGAAGAATGTACTAACATGAATGTTCATGAACGTCATCCTTATGCGGGCAAATTAGTTTATACAGCATTCTCAGGTTCCCATCAGGATGCTATAAGAAAAGGTCTTAAAGCTTTGGAAGAAGAAAATAATTCCTATTGGGAAGTTCCTTATCTTGCCATAGATCCTCATGATTTAGGCAGAGAATATGAAGAAATTATTCGTATAAACAGTCAATCCGGCAAAGGCGGTACTGCTTATATTATGGAAAGTGATTTTGGTTTTATATTGCCTAAAGAAATGCACAAAGAATTTGGATCTATTGTTAAAGAAAAATCTGATACTTCTGGTACAGAACTCAGTGCAGATCAAATATTTGAATTATTTAAAGATGAATATTTAGATAAAAAAACACCTTACACTTTAAAAAGTTATGAAACTGAATCAGTGCAAAATGTAGAGGATGATAAAAATGTGCTTAATATTCACGCTACCATAAATGTAGATGGTGTTGATAAAAATATTAAAGGAACAGGTAATGGTCCTGTAAATGCTTTTTTCAATGCACTACATGCTTCCAATATAAATGGATGTAAATTTATTTCCTATGATCAACATGCACTGGATAAGGGTTCCCGCTCTAAAGCAGTATCCTATATTCAAATAGAAAATAATAACAAGAGATATTTTGGAGTTGGCGTATCTGAAAATACAAATACCTCTTCTTTAAAAGCTTTAATTAGTGCTATTAATAGATGTAGATAGTTTAGTTTCATCATAAACGAATATAGTATCAATAATTTATCTTCAATCATAAATTAAGTCTTTGAATAAATTTATTAATAAAAAGTTTTCTTATAGTATGCACTGGAGTACTGGAGTACGCATGGAATTTAAAATTAAAAACCATCTATAGCTGAACGCTATAGATGGCTTTTAATTTTTATACAGCTTGTATACTTACTACATCATATCCGGCATCTTCAATGGCAGCTTTTATCTTTTCATCAGCTATACTTCCTACTTCTGCTTCAGCAAATTTATTTTCTAAGCTTACATTTATAGCATCAGCTCCAATTTCCTTTAAAGCCTCCTCTACATGTTTTACACAATGTCCGCAGCTCATTCCTTCAATTGATATTTTCTTTTTCATTTAAATCTCTCCCTTTTATTTTATATTTTATCCCATGGCTAGCCGCTGTAGCCTTCCACTTTAAGTGTCAGTGACAGCATCACACCTTTAGATAAGTATTTATGAATTTCAGTGGGAGAAACCGTCCCACTGGAATTAAAAACGCCCTTTGAATAGCATCTGAATAGTACATTCTAAAATTCACTGAGAAAACTATCTAACCAAAACCAAGAATACTATTCACCATAGCTAAGTTTATTTATATTAGGCATATGAAAATAAATAGTAAGTCAAAGATGCGACGAATATTTTGAATGATACAAGGAAACAGGTTCCGAAGATAGTGAGCTATCTGAGGGTTCTGTTGACGCAGTAGAATTCAAAATAGTCTAGCATACTGACTAGTTATTTATTTGAATGTGCCTTAAGTTAAAGGGCTAAATCTCTTTAATCTAAGCGCATTTGTCAATACGGATACTGAACTGAAGCTCATTGCCAATGCAGCTATTATTGGATTTAAAAGCGGACCTCCAAAGAGATATAATATTCCCATAGCTACCGGTATTCCCAAGATATTATAGCCAAAAGCCCAAAATAAATTTTCCTTTATATTTTTTATAGTCTTCTTACTAAGTTCAATTGCTGTAGGAACATCCATTAAATCACTTCTCATAAGCACAATATCTGCTGATTCCATGGCTACATCAGTTCCTGAGCCAATGGCTATTCCTATATCCGCCTGGGCTAGTGCCGGAGCATCATTTATTCCATCTCCAACCATAGCTACCTTTTTACCTTCTGCTTGAAGTTTTTTCACTTCATTTGCCTTATCCTGTGGTAGAACTTCTGATAATACTCTATCTATACCTACCTGCTTTGCTATAGCTACTGCTGTCTTTTTGTTGTCACCAGTAATCATAGCCACTTCAACCCCCATCTTATGGAGCTTTTCAATAGCTTTCTTACTGTTTTCCTTAACAATATCTGCCACTGCTATAATACCCATAAGCTTCTCTTTTGAAGCTATATACATTGGAGTTTTACCTTCTCTAGCCAATCTATCGGATTCTTCTTCAAATCCAGCTAAAGATATGCCGCTGATATCCATTAATTTCTTATTTCCAAGTAATATTATCTTGGAATCTACGTTAACTTCAATGCCATGTCCCGGTATTGCTTTAAAATCACTGACATCTATTAATTCCACAGCATCTTCCTCTGCTCTTTTTACAATAGCTTCTCCTAAAGGATGTTCAGACCTTTTTTCTGCCGATGCTGCAATTTTAATTATATCTTTCTCATTTATTCCTTCAGTAACTATTATGTCTGTAACTTTAGGCTTTCCTTCTGTAATAGTTCCCGTCTTGTCAAAAACTATAGTCTGTATCTTGTGGGATGTTTCCAGTGCCACTCCACTTTTAATTAAGACTCCATATTCTGCTCCTTTTCCTGTACCTACCATTATTGCTGTAGGCGTAGCTAGACCAAGAGCACAAGGACAAGCTATTACAAGCACTGATATAAATATGGTTAAAGAAAACACACCACTCTTACCAGATATAAGCCATGCCAGAGAAGCTATAATTGCAAGAGTCATAACCACAGGAACAAAATATCCAGATATTATATCTGCCAGCTTAGCTATAGGTGCTTTTGAACCCTGTGCATCTTCTACCAATTTAATAATTTGTGAAAGTGCAGTGTCCTTACCTACCTTAGTAACTCTGTATTTTATAGATCCATTTTTATTTATACTGGCACCAATGATTTTATCACCAATATTTTTTTCTACTGGTATACTCTCCCCTGTGAGCATAGACTCATCTACAGAAGTATTACCTTCTATCACTTCTCCATCTACAGGCATCTTTTCACCAGGTTTAACTATTACAATATCATTAATCTCTACTTCATCTATAGGAATTTCTATTTCTTTTGCATCTCTAATTATAGTAGCAGTTTTAGGTGCAAGTCCCATAAGCTTTTTTATGGCTTCGGAAGTCTTTCCTTTAGATACAGCTTCCATGTATTTTCCCAGTGTGATAAGTGTTAGAATAACTCCGGCAGATTCAAAATATAATTGAATTTCACCAGTTCCTAAAAATACTTCTTCAATGACACCATAAAGACTATATAAAAAGGCAGCTGAAGTTCCCAGTGCAACCAACGAATCCATATTAGGACTTAATTTTATAAGTGATCTAAAACCAATAATAAAATATTTTCTTCCTTCAATTATAATTGGCAATACTAAAGCTAATTCTATTATCCCATAAATTTTAGGATGCATCATGGGACTTATATTCATTGGAAGCCCTATATTGAGCCATTCCAGTATCATTGGTCCCATAGCTACTATCAAAAGAGGAACTGCAAATATAGCTGATATGACAAATCTTTTCCAAATATCCTTTATTTGCTTTTCTTTTTTTTCTCTATCCGTATCAACAGTTGTTTCTTCTTCTAAGGCCTTATATCCAGCTTTTTCTATTGCCTTTTTAATGTCCCCTACTCTAACTTTTGATGGTTCAAAGGTAATATTCAATTTTTCTGTAGCGATATTTACATTTGCCTCAAGTACACCATCTAATTTTTTACAAGCTCTCTCAACTGCCTTTACACATGCTGCACAGGTCATTCCCTCTATTTTTAAAATTTTATTTGTAGCTTCAATTAATGCCTTATATCCAGCCTTCTCAATTGCCGCCTGAATATCTGGTATAGAAACTTTAGCTTCATCAAAGCTTATATTTAATTTTTCCGTAGCAAGATTAACATTGGCTTCTTCTACACCCTCAAGTTTTTTTGAAACCCTCTCTACAGCCTTTGCACAGGCAGCGCAGGTCATTCCCTCTATTTTTAGAGTCTTACTCACTTCCATTCTCATTACCCCCTTTATTTTCCCATAAGTCTGCCAAGCAGGTCTATTATTTCATCAACCTTTTTATCACCATTATCATGCATAAAAGCATCCTTTACACAATGATTTAAATGTTGTTTTAATATGAGCATATTTGCCTTCTTTAAAAGAGATTGTGCTGCAATGATTTGATTGGATACATCAATACAATATCGTCCTTCTTCTATCATTTTTATTATTCCTTCTATTTGCCCTTTTGATGTCTTTAATGCCTTTACTGCATTTAATTTTTCATTATTCATAAAATATATCCACCTCCCCCCTGAGGGGTGATATTATTGTAATGAAACAATTGATAATGATACTTATTATCTATTTACTTATTTAAAGTTATTATAACACAAATTTGTGTAGATTTTGTGTAGATTATAAATTTTTATAATCTACACAAAAAAATTTGTAATGTAAATATTGATTATCTCACAAAAAGTATATTTAATAAAAGGTATATACTATAATATGGCAAAGGTTTCAAATTGAAGCTATTCATCCACAAGTCTATATCCTACTCCAACCTCAGTATATATATATTCAGGCTGAGCAGGGTCTTTTTCTATCTTCCTTCTCAGATTTGCCATAAAAACTCTTAGTGATTGAGTTTCATTTCCCACAGATGTGCCCCAGATTTCATGGATAATAAAATTGTGAGTAAGCACTTTACCTGAATATTTACAAAGTAATGACATTATTTTATATTCTATGGGAGTAAGATGTATTTCTTCATTTTCTAATGTTACACGTCTTTTTTGAAAGTCAACAAGCAGATTCTTCACCTTAAAAGTATTAATCACTTCATTTTTATCTTTATCTAATCCAGTGTGCCTTAGAGATACACGAATTCTTGCAAGAAGTTCTCCTATTCCAAAAGGTTTAGTTAAATAATCATCTGCTCCCTTATCAAGTGCTTCAACTTTTTGTCTCTCATTTTCTCTTGCTGATACAATTATAATTGGGATACTGGACCACTCTCTTATTCTAGATATAACTTCAAATCCATCAATATCTGGCAGCCCTAAGTCTAATATTATAAGGTCAGGGCTATTAGACATTGAAAGTGCAATTGCCTCGTTTCCTTTATCAGTTTCAATATATCTATATCCTTGAGTAGCTATTGCTGCAGTTATAAAATTTCTTATTGGTTTGTCATCCTCAACTACAAGTATATATGGCTTATTTTCCATATTCAATCCCCTTCTCCCCATTATTTTTAACACTTTTAGAAAAGAATAATAATCTACTTTTTTAAATTTTCATGTTTCTTCGGAATATTAAATGTAAATATAGCTCCCCCACCTTTTTTATTAGCAGCTGTAATTTTACCGCCATGAGCTTCTACTATTGACTTACAAATAGCAAGCCCTAGACCAACGCCCCTTCTTGAATCGGATATTTTACTACCATTTGTAAAAAACCTTTCAAATATATTAGATAATATTTTTTCTTCTATTCCGCAGCCGTTATCAATCACTTGAAAAATCACATCTTCTTCACTTTCATAAACTTTTATTTCTATAATAGAATATTTAGGAGAAAATTTAGCAGCGTTATCCAGTAAATTTATGATTACCTGTTCAATTAGATTACCATCCATAGGGACCATTATAATTTTTTCCGGAACATTAACTTTTATTTTATGATCTTTAGAATATTTGGAACTTCTTTGCACCGCTTCAGATACTACCTCTTCTACTAATTCCATATTTCTAATAATATCCATATTTCCTTCATCAAATTTAGTCATGCTCAGTAGGTTTTCAACTAATCTTATAAGCCATTCAGTATCATCATAAATTCCGTTTAATAATTCTTCTTTTGTCTTTTCAGATATAACTTTTCCCTTTTCCAAAATCGTACTTATGGAACCCTTAATCCCTGCAAGAGGACTTCGGAGATCATGAGAAATTGATCTTAATAAATTACTTCTAAGACGTTCTCTTTCAATCTGAACCTTGGAGGTTTCCTGCTCACTTGAAAGAATTTCTCTATCTAAGGCAATAGCTATCTGCCCTGTAATAGTTTGAACAATAAATTTTTGTTCAGGCTCAAGAAAGCCTTGTAAGCATGATACCCCAATAACTCCAAGTATTTTTTCCTGTATTTTTATAGGTACATAATATCCCTTAGCTCCATAAAAAGTATCAGTACCCTTGCCAGCTTCCTTACCATTTAAAAGGCACCAGTAAGCTACTGCATTTTCATCTCTGTTTAAAATTTCATTTTCATTTTCACTCTTATTATTATATACAAATGAAGCTGAAAGCTTATTATCCTCAGACAAATATGCCACTACAGTTCTGTTAATTAATCTTGAAGTATATTTTATTCCTATGGAAATAACATCTGAAGCACCCACTGCACTTAAAAGCTTGCTACTGACCATATACAGTGTTTGGGTTCTTTTTTCCCTTGTATAAGAATTATTAGACTCCTTTTGTATTCTATTCGTAAGGTTTCCAACTATAAATGCCACTATAAGCATTATAGTAAAAGTAATCAAATAATTTTTATCATAAATTTCAAGGGAATACTTAGGCTCGGTAAATAAAAAATTAAACATTAATACTCCAACTATTGAGGCTATGACTCCAATAAAATATCCAGTTGTTCTTATATATACAATTATAACACCCAATATAAGAATCATAATTTCATTAGTATCGTTTAGACCCATATAATCGAAAATTTGTGCAATCCCTGTGGCAATTCCTATAATTAATATTGATTCACTAATTTCTTTAAGGGAAAAATTGTTCCATCTATTTAATTTTCGGATTAACTTCTCTCTTTTTTTCTTATACAATGAATTTGGTATTACATAAACATCAATATAAGCATTAGAATCCATAAGTTTGTCTACTACATCCTTTGCATAGAAATGAAGTATTTTACTACTTCGTTTATAATTTTTTCCTATGACTAATTTAGTAATATTTCGAAACTTGGCATACTGTATTATTTGATCCGCTACATTATCTCCATATAATTGAGCTATTTCTCCTCCTAATTTCTCAGCTAAACTAAAATTCAAATTTAATCTCTTTTTATCTTCTTTACTTAAATTTTCGGCCTTGGTTGTAGAAATATATAGAACAACAAATTTTGAATGATAATTTTCTGCCATCCTTGCAGCAGTACGTATAACCTTTGCTGAGGATGGAGATGGACTAATACAGGCCAATATCTGTTCAGATGCTGGAATAACAGTAATTTCTCTTTTGGCTAGCCTCCCACTTTCCACTTCATAATTTACTCTATCTGCAATCCTTCTAAGTGCTATTTCTCTAAGTGCATACAAATTATTTCTGGTAAAGAAATTAAGCAACGCCCTTTTAACCTGCTCTATTCTATATATTTTACCACTCTTAAAACGATTTAAAAGCTCAT from Clostridium pasteurianum BC1 includes:
- a CDS encoding prephenate dehydratase; amino-acid sequence: MRKIATLGPAGTFCEIAAKKYNNEKDFNGNIIFYSSITKAFKAIGEECNLGVIPIENALDGYVQPALELLAKTELKIIDEIIIPIQFSFVANSKNISDVEKIYVQFKTQGQCCDFLEQFDSNVKIITTESNGESFVNAKYGNIHEAAIVPQHMLRSGFKLPYEIENVTDSKENETRFIVVSEKTQNYSQSEGKNYKTSLIITQTEDKPGSLANILNEFSSRGINLMSILSHPNKQALGKYYFFIDVDGNYLEDKDLNEAIKNISVNNKVKIFGTYENAIKNSKDN
- the leuA gene encoding 2-isopropylmalate synthase, whose translation is MSYSKYKKYPSVDLKNRQWPDNQIEKAPRWCSVDLRDGNQALPVPMNVEEKLRMYKLLIDLGFKEIEVGFPAASNTEYTFLRKLIEDNLIPEDVTVQVLTQSREHLIKKTFEALKGAKNAIVHLYNSTSVLQRKVVFNKSKAEIIDIAVNGAKLLNEYKEKYPETNFSFEYSPESFTGTELDYALEICEAVVDVWKPTAENKVIINLPSTVEMATPNVYADQIEWICKHIKNRENIIISLHTHNDRGTCTASSELGLLAGADRIEGTLFGNGERTGNLDIVTMAMNMYSQGIDPKLDFSNIYNTVKIYEECTNMNVHERHPYAGKLVYTAFSGSHQDAIRKGLKALEEENNSYWEVPYLAIDPHDLGREYEEIIRINSQSGKGGTAYIMESDFGFILPKEMHKEFGSIVKEKSDTSGTELSADQIFELFKDEYLDKKTPYTLKSYETESVQNVEDDKNVLNIHATINVDGVDKNIKGTGNGPVNAFFNALHASNINGCKFISYDQHALDKGSRSKAVSYIQIENNNKRYFGVGVSENTNTSSLKALISAINRCR
- a CDS encoding heavy-metal-associated domain-containing protein, with amino-acid sequence MKKKISIEGMSCGHCVKHVEEALKEIGADAINVSLENKFAEAEVGSIADEKIKAAIEDAGYDVVSIQAV
- a CDS encoding heavy metal translocating P-type ATPase → MEVSKTLKIEGMTCAACAKAVERVSKKLEGVEEANVNLATEKLNISFDEAKVSIPDIQAAIEKAGYKALIEATNKILKIEGMTCAACVKAVERACKKLDGVLEANVNIATEKLNITFEPSKVRVGDIKKAIEKAGYKALEEETTVDTDREKKEKQIKDIWKRFVISAIFAVPLLIVAMGPMILEWLNIGLPMNISPMMHPKIYGIIELALVLPIIIEGRKYFIIGFRSLIKLSPNMDSLVALGTSAAFLYSLYGVIEEVFLGTGEIQLYFESAGVILTLITLGKYMEAVSKGKTSEAIKKLMGLAPKTATIIRDAKEIEIPIDEVEINDIVIVKPGEKMPVDGEVIEGNTSVDESMLTGESIPVEKNIGDKIIGASINKNGSIKYRVTKVGKDTALSQIIKLVEDAQGSKAPIAKLADIISGYFVPVVMTLAIIASLAWLISGKSGVFSLTIFISVLVIACPCALGLATPTAIMVGTGKGAEYGVLIKSGVALETSHKIQTIVFDKTGTITEGKPKVTDIIVTEGINEKDIIKIAASAEKRSEHPLGEAIVKRAEEDAVELIDVSDFKAIPGHGIEVNVDSKIILLGNKKLMDISGISLAGFEEESDRLAREGKTPMYIASKEKLMGIIAVADIVKENSKKAIEKLHKMGVEVAMITGDNKKTAVAIAKQVGIDRVLSEVLPQDKANEVKKLQAEGKKVAMVGDGINDAPALAQADIGIAIGSGTDVAMESADIVLMRSDLMDVPTAIELSKKTIKNIKENLFWAFGYNILGIPVAMGILYLFGGPLLNPIIAALAMSFSSVSVLTNALRLKRFSPLT
- a CDS encoding metal-sensing transcriptional repressor; translation: MNNEKLNAVKALKTSKGQIEGIIKMIEEGRYCIDVSNQIIAAQSLLKKANMLILKQHLNHCVKDAFMHDNGDKKVDEIIDLLGRLMGK
- a CDS encoding response regulator → MENKPYILVVEDDKPIRNFITAAIATQGYRYIETDKGNEAIALSMSNSPDLIILDLGLPDIDGFEVISRIREWSSIPIIIVSARENERQKVEALDKGADDYLTKPFGIGELLARIRVSLRHTGLDKDKNEVINTFKVKNLLVDFQKRRVTLENEEIHLTPIEYKIMSLLCKYSGKVLTHNFIIHEIWGTSVGNETQSLRVFMANLRRKIEKDPAQPEYIYTEVGVGYRLVDE
- a CDS encoding sensor histidine kinase, with the translated sequence MRGKLKIFFGYAAGVGKTYEMLREAQEIKESGEDIVIGYIEPHARPETIALTKGLEKIELKTIRYKGSTFREFDIDKALIRKPKIILVDELAHTNGIGQRNRKRWQDIEELLAAGIDVYTTVNVQHIESLNDVVENITHISVRETIPDKIFDEAEKVEIVDIEPDELLNRFKSGKIYRIEQVKRALLNFFTRNNLYALREIALRRIADRVNYEVESGRLAKREITVIPASEQILACISPSPSSAKVIRTAARMAENYHSKFVVLYISTTKAENLSKEDKKRLNLNFSLAEKLGGEIAQLYGDNVADQIIQYAKFRNITKLVIGKNYKRSSKILHFYAKDVVDKLMDSNAYIDVYVIPNSLYKKKREKLIRKLNRWNNFSLKEISESILIIGIATGIAQIFDYMGLNDTNEIMILILGVIIVYIRTTGYFIGVIASIVGVLMFNFLFTEPKYSLEIYDKNYLITFTIMLIVAFIVGNLTNRIQKESNNSYTREKRTQTLYMVSSKLLSAVGASDVISIGIKYTSRLINRTVVAYLSEDNKLSASFVYNNKSENENEILNRDENAVAYWCLLNGKEAGKGTDTFYGAKGYYVPIKIQEKILGVIGVSCLQGFLEPEQKFIVQTITGQIAIALDREILSSEQETSKVQIERERLRSNLLRSISHDLRSPLAGIKGSISTILEKGKVISEKTKEELLNGIYDDTEWLIRLVENLLSMTKFDEGNMDIIRNMELVEEVVSEAVQRSSKYSKDHKIKVNVPEKIIMVPMDGNLIEQVIINLLDNAAKFSPKYSIIEIKVYESEEDVIFQVIDNGCGIEEKILSNIFERFFTNGSKISDSRRGVGLGLAICKSIVEAHGGKITAANKKGGGAIFTFNIPKKHENLKK